Proteins from a genomic interval of Trifolium pratense cultivar HEN17-A07 linkage group LG6, ARS_RC_1.1, whole genome shotgun sequence:
- the LOC123890920 gene encoding uncharacterized protein LOC123890920 — MVPFEENDNDIFMEHVSYEGLDSSSRIGPQYQAKIPSVITKSEQFSLQMNHVDSLAGHDKSLSFAIGLPIPVTWIHNEMEDSGHGDINSCQLAPGILSSSWSDADTKSFLLGLFIFGKNFIQIKRFLDNKGMGEILSLYYGKFYKTDGYCRWSECRKTKGRKCMIGQKLFTGPRQQELLSRLIPHVLEESQDTLLQVSKSYVEGTTSLEEYISSLKATVGLGVLMEAVGIGKEEGDLTRLGGENGKNSRAFSAPTGKALSSLEPSDIIQFLTGGFRLSKTKSNELFWEAVWPRLLARGWHSEQPKYRGYVTSKDYLVFLIPGVEKFSRRKLVKGNHYFDSVSDVLGKVVAEPNILELEEEEAAAANVSNFNEEEPEKGSNEDDSSDDHRQCYLKPRSSTYKKDHIKLIKKFGAWRKAI, encoded by the exons ATGGTACCCTTTGAGGAGAATGATAATGACATTTTCATGGAGCATGTGTCTTATGAAGGCCTTGATTCGAGTTCTCGAATAGGTCCTCAATACCAGGCGAAAATTCCTTCCGTGATTACGAAATCCGAGCAGTTTTCACTTCAAATGAATCATGTTGATTCATTAGCTGGGCATGATAAATCACTTTCCTTTGCAATTGGTTTGCCCATCCCAGTCACATGGATACACAATGAAATGGAGGATAGTGGACATGGAGACATCAATTCATGTCAATTGGCCCCTGGCATATTGAGTAGCTCCTGGAGTGATGCTGATACAAAAAGTTTTCTActtggtttgtttattttcGGGAAGAACTTTATTCAGATCAAAAGGTTCTTAGACAACAAAGGGATGGGGGAAATACTTTCACTTTACTATGGAAAATTTTACAAAACTGATGGATATTGTAGATGGTCGGAGTGCAGGAAGACAAAAGGGAGAAAATGTATGATAGGACAGAAACTTTTTACTGGTCCGAGGCAGCAGGAACTGTTGTCCCGCTTGATTCCTCACGTCTTGGAAGAATCTCAAGATACTTTGTTACAG GTTTCTAAGTCATATGTGGAGGGCACAACTTCTCTAGAAGAATACATATCTTCATTGAAGGCTACTGTTGGACTTGGCGTTCTTATGGAAGCAGTAGGTATTGGTAAGGAGGAGGGAGACCTTACTAGGCTTGGTGGGGAAAATGGGAAAAACAGTAGGGCGTTTTCAGCACCAACTGGCAAAGCTTTGTCTTCTCTTGAACCGAGTGATATAATACAATTTCTGACAGGAGGATTTAGGCTGAGCAAAACCAAAAGTAATGAACTCTTTTGGGAAGCCGTTTGGCCCCGCTTACTGGCAAGAGGTTGGCACTCTGAGCAACCAAAGTATCGAGGCTATGTGACCTCCAAAGATTATCTGGTTTTTCTTATTCCCGGTGTTGAGAAGTTTTCGAGGAGAAAACTTGTGAAAGGTAATCATTACTTTGATTCTGTTAGCGATGTCTTGGGCAAAGTTGTAGCTGAACCGAATATTCTTGagcttgaagaagaagaagcagcaGCAGCTAACGTTAGTAACTTCAATGAGGAAGAGCCAGAAAAGGGATCAAATGAAGACGATTCATCCGATGATCATCGTCAATGTTACCTCAAGCCCCGATCTTCTACTTACAAAAAAGATCATatcaaattaataaagaaatttGGTGCATGGCGGAAAGCCATCTGA